In the Deltaproteobacteria bacterium genome, GCGAGAATCTTCGCGCCCTCCATCGACTTCATGAAGTCGACGAACAGCGCCGCGGCGTGGGGATTCTTCGTGTTCGTGTAAATCCCGATGGCGCCGCTGATATGCGCCGGCGTCGGATTGGGAAACACCAGCGCCGCCGGACAACCGCCCTGCTTCATGCGCAGGAGTCCATCGGGATAGATCTCCACAGCGACTTTGAATTCCCCGGCGCACAACAACTGCGCTTGCAAGGTGTGGCCGCGCCGAACGATGGCACCATGTTTGACCAAGCCGTCGACAAAGGCGCGGGTCTTTTGCTCGCCCCAAGCGGTCAACCAACCCATCAGCGCGCGCTCTGGCTCCATGTCGATGGACAGTGCGCCCTTCCACTTGGCATCGAAAAGATCGTCGTAACTTTTGGGCGCGTCTTCCTTGCGCACCAGCTTGGTGTTGTAGGCGATGGTCGACACACCCAAGCTGTCGGCATGCCAATAGCCGTCCTTGTCAGTATACTCCTTGCCGAGGTTCACCGACTCTGGCGAGTGGTAGCGCACCCAGATGCCGGCGCGCTTGAGGGTCATGACGTTTTCCGTGCCGACCAGCATTGCGTCGGTGTCCAATTGACCAGCCCTATGCTCGGTCAAGGTGCGAAACACCAGCTTATTTCCGCTGCCGCGCCAGTACTCGGCTTTGATAAACGGATAGCGCTTCATGAAGCCGGCGGTGTGGGCACCGAGCAGCGCGGCGTTGGATACGCCGTAGAATTTGAACGCGCCTTCTTTGCGCGCGCCAT is a window encoding:
- a CDS encoding extracellular solute-binding protein, coding for MMKVLALAAVLLWFTGIGPGTARGASVEALYSEINKLPAPQRQKRLEDGARKEGAFKFYGVSNAALLGAHTAGFMKRYPFIKAEYWRGSGNKLVFRTLTEHRAGQLDTDAMLVGTENVMTLKRAGIWVRYHSPESVNLGKEYTDKDGYWHADSLGVSTIAYNTKLVRKEDAPKSYDDLFDAKWKGALSIDMEPERALMGWLTAWGEQKTRAFVDGLVKHGAIVRRGHTLQAQLLCAGEFKVAVEIYPDGLLRMKQGGCPAALVFPNPTPAHISGAIGIYTNTKNPHAAALFVDFMKSMEGAKILASTGRLSGRKGVKSVYDELNNLEERGIPLLIVGPEQSELVSKPMEKIMKDILVP